A genome region from Ahaetulla prasina isolate Xishuangbanna chromosome 8, ASM2864084v1, whole genome shotgun sequence includes the following:
- the LOC131203243 gene encoding placenta-specific gene 8 protein-like gives MSVQPKVVTQPQVVAAQPKTNNWQTDLCDCFSDCGVCLCGCFCFPCLSCQVATAMNECCCCGGTVTMRAVYRTKYNLPGSICGDTCVVACFPACSLCQVQRDIKKRKEMGIF, from the exons ATGAGTGTTCAACCAAAGGTTGTCACTCAGCCACAGGTGGTGGCGGCCCAGCCCAAGACAAACAACTGGCAAACGGACTTATGTGACTGCTTTAGCGACTGTGGAGTCT GTCTCTGTGGATGTTTCTGTTTCCCTTGTTTGTCATGCCAAGTTGCTACAGCTATGAATGAATGTTGTTGCTGTGGCGGAACTGTCACCATGCGAGCGGTTTACAGGACAAAATACAATCTCCCT GGATCCATCTGTGGGGATACCTGTGTTGTGGCCTGTTTCCCTGCTTGTTCTCTCTGCCAAGTCCAGAGAGAtatcaaaaaaaggaaagaaatgggaaTATTCTAG